From the Phycisphaerae bacterium genome, one window contains:
- a CDS encoding glutamine synthetase III — MSGSATRLQAIAAVTNYRPISAPLNFAETKPGEIFGSNVFSTTEMRKRLPKEVYKSVKRTIDTGAKLDPSVADVVAAAMRDWAIEKGATHYAHVFFPLTGLTAEKHDCFLQPDGQGGAIAEFTGKALIQGEPDASSFPSGGIRATFEARGYTAWDVTSPAYILENPNGTTLCIPTAFVSWTGEALDKKTPVLRSMQALNTQAQRILKLFGHADGGMVSSTAGAEQEYFLIDRNFFFARPDLINAGRTLFGGKPPKGQEFEDHYFGAIPERVLAFMLETERELFKLGIPVKTRHNEVAPAQYEIAPTFESANVATDHQQLIMITLKRVAEKYGMACLLHEKPFAGINGSGKHLNYSLGSAGLGNLLDPGDTPHANAQFLVFCAAIIRAVDKHAKLLRAVVATAANDHRLGANEAPPAIISIYLGDQLTEIFEQIKKGEVKASKKKDYLHVGVDVLPPLPKDAGDRNRTSPFAFTGNRFEFRAVGSSQSIAGPLVALNTIIADSLDFIATRLEKETKGDPKKLHGAVQAVIKDIMTEHGRVIFNGDNYSEEWHKEAARRGLPNLRTTIEALPALLDKEVIEMFTRHKVLSKRELQSRYEIYLEQYVKSVMLEANLTLKIGKTQIFPAAIRYQNELAQTCTNLKIVGYTFDTDTLDKMTALVKELQDTLAALEKIVAGNCHDKEAEAENACHKVLPAMAAVRKAADALEAMVADDLWPLPTYQEMLFIK, encoded by the coding sequence ATGAGCGGAAGCGCAACCCGATTGCAGGCAATCGCGGCCGTCACCAACTACAGACCCATTTCGGCGCCTTTGAACTTCGCCGAGACGAAACCGGGAGAAATCTTCGGCAGTAACGTGTTCAGCACGACGGAGATGAGAAAGCGACTTCCGAAAGAGGTCTATAAGTCAGTGAAGAGAACCATCGACACGGGGGCCAAGTTGGACCCTTCTGTGGCCGATGTCGTTGCCGCAGCGATGCGGGACTGGGCGATTGAAAAGGGTGCGACGCATTATGCCCACGTTTTCTTTCCCTTGACGGGGCTGACCGCCGAGAAGCACGACTGTTTCCTGCAACCGGACGGCCAAGGCGGGGCCATCGCCGAGTTCACGGGCAAGGCGTTGATCCAGGGCGAGCCGGACGCATCGAGCTTTCCGTCCGGCGGCATCCGGGCGACTTTCGAGGCCCGCGGCTACACGGCGTGGGACGTGACCAGCCCGGCTTACATTCTCGAGAATCCCAACGGGACCACGCTGTGCATTCCGACGGCGTTCGTGTCATGGACGGGGGAGGCCCTTGACAAGAAGACGCCTGTTCTGCGCTCGATGCAGGCGCTGAACACCCAGGCGCAGAGGATCCTGAAGTTGTTCGGCCACGCGGACGGAGGCATGGTCTCGTCGACCGCCGGTGCCGAGCAGGAGTACTTCCTCATCGATCGCAACTTTTTCTTTGCCCGGCCGGATCTGATCAACGCAGGTCGGACGCTGTTCGGCGGCAAGCCGCCGAAGGGACAGGAGTTTGAGGACCACTACTTCGGAGCGATCCCGGAGCGGGTGCTGGCCTTCATGCTGGAAACCGAGCGTGAGCTCTTCAAGCTCGGCATCCCGGTCAAGACGCGGCACAACGAGGTCGCCCCGGCCCAATACGAGATCGCGCCGACCTTCGAGTCCGCCAACGTAGCCACCGACCATCAACAACTGATCATGATCACACTGAAGCGCGTGGCCGAGAAATACGGGATGGCCTGCCTTCTGCACGAAAAACCGTTTGCGGGTATCAACGGCTCAGGCAAACACCTGAACTACTCGCTGGGCAGTGCCGGCCTGGGCAATCTACTGGATCCGGGCGACACGCCTCACGCGAATGCTCAGTTTCTGGTGTTCTGCGCGGCCATCATCCGCGCCGTGGACAAACACGCTAAGCTGCTACGGGCGGTGGTGGCCACGGCAGCCAATGATCACCGCCTGGGGGCAAACGAAGCTCCGCCGGCAATCATTTCGATCTACCTGGGCGATCAGCTCACGGAGATCTTCGAGCAAATCAAGAAGGGCGAAGTGAAGGCATCGAAGAAAAAAGACTATCTGCATGTCGGTGTGGACGTTCTTCCGCCCCTGCCCAAGGATGCAGGCGATCGAAATCGGACGAGCCCGTTCGCGTTCACCGGCAACCGGTTCGAGTTCAGGGCGGTCGGATCAAGTCAATCGATCGCCGGCCCGCTGGTGGCCCTGAACACGATCATCGCCGACTCGCTGGACTTCATCGCCACGCGCCTGGAGAAGGAGACAAAAGGCGACCCGAAGAAGCTGCACGGCGCAGTACAGGCGGTGATCAAAGACATCATGACCGAACACGGAAGGGTGATCTTCAACGGCGACAACTACTCGGAGGAATGGCACAAGGAGGCTGCCAGGCGAGGTCTGCCAAACCTGCGGACCACGATCGAAGCCTTGCCGGCCCTGCTGGACAAGGAAGTGATCGAGATGTTCACCCGCCACAAGGTGCTTTCGAAGCGAGAATTGCAGAGCCGCTACGAGATTTATCTTGAACAGTACGTTAAGAGCGTGATGCTGGAGGCCAACCTGACGCTGAAGATCGGCAAGACCCAGATCTTTCCGGCGGCCATCCGCTATCAGAACGAGCTGGCACAGACCTGCACGAACCTGAAGATCGTCGGCTACACCTTCGACACCGACACGCTCGACAAGATGACCGCGCTGGTGAAGGAACTGCAGGACACACTGGCTGCGCTGGAGAAGATCGTGGCTGGCAACTGCCACGACAAGGAGGCCGAGGCCGAGAACGCCTGTCATAAGGTTTTGCCGGCGATGGCGGCTGTTCGCAAAGCGGCCGATGCGCTGGAGGCCATGGTGGCCGACGATCTTTGGCCGCTGCCGACCTATCAGGAGATGCTGTTCATCAAGTAA
- a CDS encoding ammonium transporter produces MKRRVIGLAPVLVLLSTGPAWGAEASEVDTGATAWMLTSTALVLLMIPGLAMFYGGLVRSKNVLGTMMHSFAAMGVISVLWVVCGYMMGFGKGAGWCGWDPGLMLLKSIDDKIMEQYRVPEYVFAMFQGKFAIITPALIAGAFAERVRFRTYCVFIAVWGLLVYNPLCHWVWGADGFLYKMQAIDFAGGTVVHISSGVSGLVAALYLGARRGYPQNAFHPSNLVMTLMGAGLLWVGWFGFNAGSAVSSSLATAQALTATQTAAAAGALTWIIVEGLHQGKATALGFASGILAGLVAVTPAAGVVQPGGALALGAIAACVCYCAILVKNRLGYDDSLDAFGIHGVGGFTGAIMLTFFIREGSQVRPMLSQFGVQFLAAGIAVAYAAALTLVIVIVLEKLLGFRAEAHKEMAGLDHAFHGERGYGMLTAS; encoded by the coding sequence ATGAAACGACGAGTGATCGGATTGGCACCGGTACTGGTGCTTCTGTCAACGGGACCGGCATGGGGTGCCGAGGCATCCGAAGTAGATACCGGTGCCACGGCATGGATGCTCACCTCCACCGCGCTGGTGCTGCTGATGATCCCCGGTCTGGCCATGTTCTACGGCGGCCTGGTCCGCTCCAAGAACGTCCTGGGCACCATGATGCACAGTTTCGCGGCCATGGGCGTGATCAGTGTTTTGTGGGTGGTTTGCGGCTACATGATGGGTTTCGGAAAGGGCGCCGGCTGGTGCGGGTGGGATCCCGGCTTGATGCTTCTCAAGAGCATCGACGACAAGATCATGGAACAGTACCGGGTACCGGAATACGTCTTCGCGATGTTCCAGGGAAAGTTTGCCATCATCACCCCCGCACTGATCGCCGGGGCATTCGCCGAGCGAGTGCGGTTTCGCACCTATTGCGTTTTCATCGCCGTGTGGGGCCTGCTGGTCTACAACCCGCTGTGCCACTGGGTGTGGGGTGCCGACGGTTTTCTGTACAAGATGCAGGCGATTGACTTTGCGGGCGGAACGGTGGTTCACATTTCCTCGGGCGTCAGCGGGCTGGTTGCGGCCTTGTATCTCGGTGCACGGCGCGGATACCCGCAGAACGCGTTTCATCCCAGCAATCTGGTAATGACCCTGATGGGTGCGGGCCTGTTGTGGGTGGGCTGGTTCGGTTTCAATGCCGGCAGCGCCGTTTCGAGCAGTCTGGCAACCGCTCAAGCGTTAACTGCCACTCAGACGGCAGCGGCGGCCGGAGCGCTGACATGGATCATCGTGGAGGGCCTGCACCAAGGCAAAGCCACTGCGTTGGGATTTGCCAGCGGCATTCTCGCAGGCTTGGTGGCGGTGACGCCGGCAGCGGGGGTCGTGCAACCCGGCGGGGCATTGGCCCTCGGGGCAATTGCCGCTTGCGTATGCTATTGCGCCATCCTGGTGAAGAACCGTCTGGGATACGACGACAGCCTGGATGCGTTCGGCATCCATGGAGTCGGCGGATTCACCGGGGCAATCATGCTGACCTTCTTCATCCGTGAAGGCTCGCAGGTCCGTCCGATGCTTTCGCAGTTCGGCGTTCAATTCCTCGCCGCCGGCATTGCGGTGGCGTACGCGGCAGCGCTGACGCTGGTTATCGTTATCGTTCTGGAAAAACTGTTGGGATTCCGGGCCGAGGCGCACAAGGAGATGGCCGGTCTGGACCACGCCTTCCATGGCGAGCGCGGCTATGGCATGCTCACCGCCAGTTGA
- the nifA gene encoding nif-specific transcriptional activator NifA, which yields MSSLDDPSQGLPKTKQLPVKREVKELSLLFEISQMLDRSLDLREVVHPILQLLHERMGMSRGTLTLLDRETGQAHIEAAHGLSASQCRRGMYAPGEGITGKVIESGRLMVVPRVSEEPRFLDRTQSRKHLRKQDISFICVPIKLGNEVIGALSVDRLFSEEVRLDEDVRLLSIIASMIAQAVRLRQSAQAERQRLIEDNLRLQDELKERFRPANIIGNSRVMQAVYDQIARVSKSDATVLICGESGTGKELVANAIHYNSPRAGKPFVKVNCAALPETILESELFGHEKGAFTGAVAQRVGRFEMASGGTIFLDEIGDFSMATQVKLLRFLQEREFERVGGTKTIRVDVRVITATNRNLEQLIAENKFRQDLYYRLNVFPIHLPPLRARKSDILLLADHFVLKYGSLNHKKIKRISTPAIDMLMAYHWPGNVRELENCIERAVLVSDDEVIHGHHLPPSLQTAEASHTNLVGTLQVALDNLERELIVDALKSSRGNAAKAARELGLTERVMGLRIHKHGIDPARFRAKW from the coding sequence ATGTCCAGCCTCGACGACCCGTCTCAAGGGTTGCCCAAGACAAAGCAACTCCCGGTGAAACGGGAGGTGAAGGAGCTTTCGCTGCTCTTTGAGATCAGCCAGATGCTGGACCGCAGCCTCGATTTGCGTGAGGTTGTCCACCCGATCCTGCAACTTCTGCATGAGCGGATGGGCATGTCTCGCGGAACACTGACTCTGCTGGATCGCGAGACAGGGCAAGCGCACATCGAGGCCGCCCATGGCCTGTCCGCCAGTCAGTGCAGACGGGGAATGTACGCCCCCGGCGAGGGGATCACCGGCAAGGTGATCGAAAGCGGCCGGCTCATGGTGGTGCCTCGGGTCTCGGAGGAGCCTCGATTCCTCGACCGAACGCAATCCCGCAAGCACCTCAGGAAGCAGGACATCTCCTTCATCTGCGTCCCGATCAAGCTGGGAAACGAGGTCATCGGGGCGCTGAGCGTCGACCGCTTGTTTTCCGAAGAGGTCCGGCTTGACGAGGACGTTCGGCTGCTTTCGATTATCGCATCCATGATCGCGCAGGCGGTGCGGTTGCGTCAGTCGGCCCAAGCCGAGCGTCAGCGGCTGATCGAAGATAACCTTCGGCTCCAGGACGAGCTCAAGGAACGGTTCCGGCCGGCCAACATCATCGGCAACTCACGGGTCATGCAGGCCGTGTACGACCAGATTGCCCGGGTATCCAAGAGCGACGCGACGGTGTTGATCTGCGGCGAGAGCGGAACGGGCAAGGAGCTGGTCGCCAACGCCATTCATTACAACAGCCCGCGGGCCGGCAAACCGTTTGTCAAGGTCAATTGCGCCGCGCTGCCCGAGACGATATTGGAAAGCGAGCTGTTCGGCCACGAAAAAGGGGCGTTCACCGGGGCGGTCGCCCAACGGGTCGGCCGATTTGAGATGGCCTCGGGGGGAACCATCTTTCTCGATGAAATCGGGGATTTCTCGATGGCCACGCAGGTTAAGCTGCTCCGCTTCCTGCAGGAGCGCGAATTCGAGAGAGTCGGCGGAACCAAGACCATCCGCGTGGACGTGAGGGTGATCACCGCGACAAACCGCAACCTTGAGCAACTCATCGCCGAGAATAAGTTCCGGCAGGACCTGTACTACCGCCTGAACGTCTTTCCCATTCACCTCCCGCCGCTACGCGCGCGCAAGTCGGACATTCTGCTGCTTGCGGATCACTTCGTGCTGAAGTACGGCAGTCTGAACCACAAGAAGATCAAGAGGATTTCAACGCCGGCCATCGACATGCTGATGGCCTATCACTGGCCCGGCAACGTCCGCGAGCTGGAGAACTGCATCGAGCGCGCGGTACTGGTCAGCGACGACGAGGTGATTCACGGGCACCACTTGCCTCCAAGCCTGCAGACCGCCGAGGCGTCGCACACCAATCTGGTGGGCACGCTGCAGGTGGCGCTGGACAACCTTGAACGGGAACTGATTGTGGACGCGCTGAAATCCTCCCGGGGCAACGCCGCCAAGGCCGCCCGCGAACTCGGTCTGACCGAGCGCGTCATGGGCCTGCGCATCCACAAGCACGGCATCGACCCTGCTCGGTTCCGCGCCAAGTGGTAG
- a CDS encoding P-II family nitrogen regulator: MKLITAIIQEEMLDRVREELTAEEVYRITVTRVSGRGQQVGEEIYRGQRIVPNLLPKVRIDIGVNEEWVERTIKAIIKGARANGGSVGDGKIFVTPLLECIRIRTGERGGQAI; encoded by the coding sequence ATGAAGCTGATAACCGCCATCATTCAGGAAGAGATGCTGGATCGGGTCCGCGAGGAATTAACCGCTGAAGAAGTCTACCGGATCACGGTCACACGAGTATCCGGCCGCGGGCAGCAGGTCGGCGAGGAAATCTATCGAGGCCAGCGAATCGTGCCCAATCTGCTGCCCAAGGTACGTATCGACATCGGCGTGAATGAAGAGTGGGTGGAGCGCACGATCAAAGCCATCATCAAGGGTGCCCGGGCCAACGGGGGCTCGGTCGGCGACGGCAAGATCTTCGTGACTCCGCTGCTGGAGTGCATCCGGATTCGTACCGGCGAAAGGGGCGGACAAGCCATCTGA
- a CDS encoding isochorismatase family protein encodes MACDGYLPLWNRVLLDVCTQRDFLTPGCVLQVANLDSLIANLQRVFGWVRSNGIAVVSLVESHRPTEPMREFPLHCIDNTPGQEKLPFTLLSPRTLVETDNYLSLPPDLQANNRQLIFRKRTRDILSNPKADRFLTSWQPEEYIIVGVGLERAIRGLALGLLARHKTVTVVTDACGCWSPADAELVIRQLGAKDIRLTTVEELTRPPVVVAKRTLLRLRRSRRHHPVGSRPAKLSSRAKVANG; translated from the coding sequence ATGGCGTGCGACGGCTACTTGCCTTTGTGGAACCGTGTTCTGCTGGACGTGTGCACCCAGCGGGATTTTCTCACGCCGGGTTGTGTGTTGCAGGTTGCCAATCTCGATTCGCTGATCGCGAACCTGCAACGCGTCTTCGGCTGGGTGCGATCGAACGGTATTGCCGTGGTTTCGCTGGTGGAATCGCACCGGCCGACCGAGCCGATGCGCGAATTCCCGCTGCATTGCATCGATAACACGCCCGGACAGGAGAAGCTGCCCTTCACACTGCTGTCACCCCGCACCCTGGTCGAAACAGACAACTACTTGTCTCTGCCGCCGGACCTCCAAGCCAACAACCGTCAACTCATCTTCCGGAAGCGAACACGTGATATTCTCAGCAATCCAAAGGCCGACCGATTCCTGACCTCGTGGCAACCGGAGGAATACATCATCGTTGGCGTGGGCCTCGAACGGGCGATTCGTGGGTTGGCGCTGGGCCTGTTGGCCCGCCACAAAACGGTCACCGTGGTCACCGACGCGTGCGGCTGCTGGAGCCCGGCCGACGCCGAATTGGTCATCCGCCAGTTGGGAGCCAAGGACATCAGGCTGACTACCGTCGAAGAGCTGACCCGGCCTCCGGTGGTCGTGGCCAAGCGGACCTTGCTTCGTCTGCGTCGAAGTCGACGCCACCATCCGGTCGGCTCTCGACCGGCCAAACTATCTTCCCGGGCCAAGGTGGCCAACGGCTGA
- the gltB gene encoding glutamate synthase large subunit, translated as MPDKRGLYDPAHEHDACGIGAVANISGRRDHSIIEYGRQVLMNLIHRGAAGADESTGDGAGILIQIPHEFLAAQTDRLGFQLPGPLKYGAAMVFEPRDRNLRSACEDILCEAVDRQGLRVLGWRDVPTDNSTLGPLAKSSEPVIRQLFVDGAELDPETLERRLYMARKRAERRVREQLGSAAEDFYIPSMSCRTMVYKGMFLAPQLFAYYPDLADEQTISALAIVHQRYSTNTFPSWRLAQPFRLCAHNGEINTLSGNRNKMRARERQLASPLLGDDLSDLLPVLTPGGSDSMCFDNALELLTRAGRCLPHAMMMLIPEAFGPRYHISTDKRAFYEYHASIMEPWDGPAAMVFTDGRLVGGTLDRNGLRPARYVITTNGLMILASETGVIDFPIERIQAKGRLRPGRMFLADLEQGRIIVDNEIKGKIARQQPYRRWLEENRIELRGLFSAPEAPEIDPDTLASRLRTFGYTREDFQMILVPMAKDGQEPVGSMGTDTPLAVLSDRPKLLFNYFKQLFAQVTNPPIDPLREGLVMSLMSFTGKKRNLLAETPEHCRQLKLTHPILTNEDIRHLREVHRDDLRVATIPAVFEVDYVEPGRALQRGITNMVRAAASAIHEGASLLIASDREISPERAPIPSLLATAALHHGLLDMGLRGEAGLVIESGEPREVMHFCLLSGYGADAINPYLALEAIHYAKQRGEFPPETDVGHLVDKYVTAVKKGILKTISKMGISTLRSYQAAQLFEAIGLNHEVVESYFKGTASRIEGVGLDVIALEALARHKQGFQPRPAGALELDFGGEYHHRLDGEEHLWNPTTVSRLQYAVRNNDPKAYAEYAKAINDQSRKLATLRGLFEFVPGKPVPIEEVEPASEIVKRFCTGAMSHGSISKEAHETLAIAMNRLGAMNNTGEGGEDPARYKPLLSGDSANSGIKQVASARFGVTIEYLANAKMLQIKMAQGAKPGEGGQLPGHKVTEEIARLRHSTPGVSLISPPPHHDIYSIEDLKQLIYDLKCSNPGVQVSVKLVAEVGVGTVAAGVAKGNADEVLISGHDGGTGASPLSSIKHAGIPWELGLAETQQTLVLNGLRDRILVQVDGQMKTGRDVAIAALLGAERFGFGTAALVSLGCILMRKCHLGTCPVGVATQDKVLRGRFTGQPEHLERFMLFVAEELRQIMAQLGFRKVEDMVGRVDRLSVRKGLDHWKARGLDFSAVFAKPDTSDGRPLRCVRPQPETLMDHLDWEIIRQAGAAIEKGQKVSLEMPIRNVHRTVGAILSNRVYKAHGAKGLPDDTIEITFRGSAGQSFGAFLAPGVTLRLIGDSNDYLGKGLSGGRIIVQTPPGATYAPHENIIVGNTLLYGATRGEVFVNGVAGERFAVRNSGATAVVEGVGDHGCEYMTGGTVVVLGTTGQNFAAGMSGGVAYVLDEHQLFDTLCNLDMVDLESIWQDADQKLLKDLIERHYHWTGSRQARRILDKWEEMAGRFVKVMPIDYRKALERLREQEQARIEYTPATEEVFRG; from the coding sequence ATGCCAGATAAGCGGGGTTTGTACGACCCGGCCCATGAGCATGACGCCTGTGGAATCGGCGCCGTAGCGAATATTTCCGGCCGCCGCGATCATTCGATCATTGAATACGGCAGGCAGGTTCTCATGAACCTCATCCACCGCGGAGCCGCCGGGGCGGATGAATCGACGGGCGATGGCGCGGGCATCCTGATTCAAATTCCGCATGAGTTTCTGGCCGCTCAGACCGACCGACTCGGATTCCAACTGCCCGGACCGCTGAAGTACGGGGCGGCCATGGTATTCGAGCCTCGCGACAGGAACCTTCGATCCGCATGCGAGGATATTCTTTGTGAAGCGGTCGACCGACAGGGCCTGAGAGTCCTGGGCTGGCGAGACGTTCCCACGGACAACAGCACGCTGGGTCCGTTGGCCAAGTCGAGCGAGCCGGTGATCCGGCAGTTGTTCGTTGACGGAGCGGAATTGGACCCTGAAACGCTCGAACGGCGGCTGTACATGGCCCGCAAGCGGGCCGAGCGACGAGTTCGCGAACAACTCGGTTCCGCCGCGGAGGATTTTTACATTCCCTCGATGTCGTGCAGGACAATGGTTTACAAGGGAATGTTTCTGGCTCCCCAGCTCTTTGCCTATTATCCGGATCTGGCCGACGAGCAAACGATCTCCGCTTTGGCGATCGTGCACCAGCGATACAGTACGAACACGTTCCCGAGCTGGCGACTGGCCCAACCGTTTCGCCTGTGCGCTCACAATGGCGAAATCAACACGTTGAGCGGCAACCGCAACAAGATGCGGGCCCGCGAAAGGCAACTGGCCAGTCCGCTGCTGGGTGACGACCTGAGCGATCTCTTACCGGTCCTGACCCCGGGTGGAAGCGACTCGATGTGTTTCGACAACGCCCTGGAATTGCTGACCCGCGCCGGCCGCTGCCTGCCGCACGCGATGATGATGCTGATTCCGGAGGCGTTCGGACCCCGGTACCACATCAGCACCGATAAGCGGGCTTTTTACGAGTATCACGCGTCGATCATGGAACCGTGGGACGGACCGGCTGCGATGGTCTTCACCGATGGCCGGCTGGTCGGCGGCACATTGGATCGCAACGGTCTACGGCCGGCTCGCTACGTGATCACTACCAATGGCCTGATGATCCTGGCCAGCGAAACCGGCGTGATCGACTTCCCCATAGAAAGAATCCAGGCTAAGGGTCGGCTGCGGCCCGGCCGCATGTTCCTTGCCGACCTCGAACAGGGGCGCATCATCGTTGACAACGAGATCAAGGGCAAGATAGCCCGGCAGCAGCCCTACCGGCGCTGGCTGGAAGAAAACCGAATCGAGTTGCGCGGGCTGTTCAGCGCTCCCGAGGCGCCGGAAATCGATCCCGATACCCTGGCCTCGCGTTTGCGCACTTTCGGTTACACCCGAGAAGACTTCCAGATGATCCTTGTGCCGATGGCCAAGGACGGCCAGGAGCCGGTGGGATCGATGGGTACCGACACGCCGCTCGCGGTGCTTTCGGACCGGCCCAAGCTGCTCTTCAACTACTTCAAACAGTTGTTTGCCCAGGTGACCAACCCGCCGATCGATCCCCTCCGGGAAGGGCTGGTCATGTCGCTGATGTCCTTCACGGGCAAGAAACGCAACCTTCTGGCCGAAACGCCCGAGCATTGCCGACAGTTGAAGCTGACTCATCCCATACTGACCAACGAGGACATACGTCATTTGCGAGAGGTCCATCGCGATGACCTCCGGGTGGCGACGATTCCAGCCGTTTTCGAGGTGGACTACGTCGAGCCAGGGAGGGCTCTTCAGCGGGGCATTACCAACATGGTCCGGGCGGCCGCCAGCGCCATCCATGAGGGAGCCTCCCTGCTGATCGCCAGCGACCGCGAGATATCCCCGGAGCGAGCGCCCATTCCGTCGCTGCTGGCCACGGCAGCCCTGCACCATGGTCTGCTGGACATGGGGCTTCGCGGCGAAGCCGGCCTGGTGATCGAAAGCGGCGAGCCGCGCGAGGTCATGCATTTCTGTCTGCTGTCGGGTTACGGCGCCGACGCGATCAACCCGTACCTGGCTCTGGAGGCGATCCATTACGCCAAGCAACGGGGGGAATTCCCGCCCGAAACCGATGTCGGCCACCTGGTGGACAAGTACGTTACCGCCGTTAAGAAAGGCATTCTCAAAACCATCTCGAAGATGGGCATCTCGACGCTGCGCAGCTACCAGGCTGCTCAGCTTTTCGAAGCGATCGGGCTGAATCATGAGGTGGTGGAAAGCTACTTCAAGGGCACCGCCTCCCGCATCGAGGGCGTCGGGCTCGACGTGATCGCCCTGGAGGCTCTTGCCAGACACAAACAAGGGTTCCAGCCGCGTCCGGCCGGGGCGCTCGAACTGGACTTCGGCGGCGAGTATCACCACCGGCTGGACGGCGAGGAGCACCTCTGGAACCCCACGACCGTCTCACGATTGCAGTACGCGGTGAGAAACAACGATCCGAAGGCCTACGCCGAATATGCCAAGGCCATCAACGACCAGTCGCGCAAGCTGGCCACGCTGCGAGGCCTCTTCGAGTTCGTACCCGGCAAGCCCGTCCCGATCGAGGAGGTCGAGCCGGCCAGCGAGATCGTCAAACGATTCTGCACCGGCGCCATGTCGCACGGCTCCATCAGCAAGGAGGCCCACGAGACGCTCGCGATCGCCATGAATCGTCTGGGGGCAATGAACAACACCGGCGAAGGCGGAGAAGACCCCGCCCGATACAAGCCGCTGCTGAGCGGCGACTCGGCAAACTCGGGCATCAAGCAGGTGGCCAGCGCACGCTTCGGCGTGACGATCGAGTATCTGGCAAACGCCAAGATGCTTCAGATCAAGATGGCTCAGGGAGCCAAGCCCGGCGAGGGCGGCCAGCTTCCAGGACACAAGGTGACCGAGGAGATCGCCCGGCTGCGACACTCGACGCCGGGTGTGTCGCTGATTTCACCCCCGCCGCACCACGACATCTACTCGATCGAGGATCTCAAGCAGCTCATCTACGACCTCAAGTGCAGCAACCCGGGCGTACAGGTGTCGGTGAAGCTGGTCGCGGAGGTCGGCGTGGGCACGGTTGCGGCGGGCGTGGCCAAAGGAAACGCCGACGAAGTGCTCATCAGCGGCCACGACGGCGGCACCGGAGCCAGCCCGCTGTCTTCGATCAAGCACGCGGGAATCCCGTGGGAACTCGGGCTGGCCGAGACGCAGCAGACTCTGGTGCTGAACGGGCTGCGCGACCGAATCCTCGTGCAGGTCGACGGACAAATGAAAACCGGCCGCGACGTCGCCATTGCCGCCCTGCTGGGCGCCGAGCGCTTCGGCTTCGGCACCGCCGCGCTGGTCTCCCTTGGCTGCATACTGATGCGCAAATGTCATCTGGGCACCTGCCCGGTCGGTGTGGCCACGCAAGACAAGGTCTTGAGAGGCAGATTCACCGGCCAACCCGAGCATCTCGAGCGGTTCATGCTTTTTGTCGCGGAGGAGCTGCGTCAGATCATGGCCCAGCTCGGCTTCCGCAAGGTCGAGGACATGGTCGGGCGGGTCGATCGCCTGAGCGTCCGCAAAGGCCTCGACCACTGGAAGGCCAGGGGGCTCGATTTCTCGGCGGTTTTCGCGAAGCCCGACACCTCGGACGGCCGGCCCCTCCGTTGCGTTCGCCCGCAGCCGGAAACGCTGATGGACCATCTCGACTGGGAAATCATCAGGCAGGCGGGCGCAGCCATCGAAAAGGGACAGAAGGTCTCGCTCGAGATGCCGATTCGAAACGTCCATCGCACAGTAGGGGCGATTCTCAGTAACCGCGTGTACAAGGCTCACGGAGCCAAGGGTTTGCCGGACGACACCATCGAAATCACATTTCGCGGATCAGCCGGGCAGAGCTTCGGCGCATTCCTGGCACCGGGCGTCACCTTGCGCCTGATCGGCGATTCGAACGACTATCTCGGCAAGGGTTTGTCAGGGGGGCGAATCATCGTTCAGACGCCGCCGGGGGCGACCTACGCCCCGCACGAGAACATCATCGTGGGCAACACACTCCTCTACGGAGCCACGCGCGGAGAGGTTTTTGTCAACGGCGTCGCCGGCGAGCGATTCGCCGTCCGCAACAGCGGAGCGACGGCCGTTGTGGAAGGCGTCGGCGATCACGGCTGCGAGTACATGACCGGGGGAACGGTAGTCGTCCTTGGGACCACCGGCCAGAACTTCGCCGCGGGCATGAGCGGTGGCGTTGCCTACGTGCTTGATGAGCACCAGCTTTTTGACACGCTCTGTAACCTCGACATGGTCGACCTGGAATCGATCTGGCAGGATGCGGACCAGAAGCTTCTGAAGGATCTTATCGAGAGACACTATCATTGGACCGGCAGCCGGCAAGCCAGGCGTATCCTAGACAAATGGGAGGAAATGGCCGGACGGTTCGTCAAGGTCATGCCCATCGACTACCGAAAGGCACTGGAAAGGTTGCGCGAACAGGAACAGGCGCGGATCGAGTACACGCCGGCAACGGAGGAGGTGTTCCGTGGGTAA